A window from Streptomyces subrutilus encodes these proteins:
- a CDS encoding DUF2382 domain-containing protein has product MSAGNGFLNTEQLMNLTAYDADGEKIGSIGQVYRDDATGRPEWVTVKTGLFGMKESFVPLSGARSDGEALHVPHSKDVIKDAPRVDAGQHLDADEERRLYQHYGLTAAHGNGNAGRKGERTSVEAPGIATGTYVDDRSGSRPGQDKGVSRGAAPGDGRRGKDELIRSEERLRVATENEEVGRARLKKVVVTENVTTTVPISHEEVRVVREPIREGDRVRADIGEAETEVTLHAERAVTRKETVPVERVRLETEKVTEQKEISDTVRKEQIRYEDGKDTRRGDGRNGPRR; this is encoded by the coding sequence ATGAGCGCTGGAAACGGATTCCTGAACACCGAGCAGCTGATGAACCTGACGGCCTACGACGCCGACGGCGAGAAGATCGGAAGCATCGGTCAGGTCTACCGCGACGACGCGACCGGCCGGCCGGAGTGGGTCACCGTCAAGACGGGCCTGTTCGGCATGAAGGAGTCGTTCGTCCCCCTGTCGGGCGCCCGCAGCGACGGCGAGGCCCTGCACGTCCCGCACTCGAAGGACGTCATCAAGGACGCTCCGCGCGTCGACGCCGGCCAGCACCTGGACGCGGACGAGGAGCGCAGGCTCTACCAGCACTACGGCCTCACCGCCGCCCACGGCAACGGCAACGCCGGCCGGAAGGGCGAGCGCACCAGCGTGGAGGCCCCGGGCATCGCCACGGGCACGTACGTCGACGACCGCAGCGGTTCCCGTCCCGGCCAGGACAAGGGCGTCAGCCGCGGCGCGGCGCCGGGTGACGGCCGGCGCGGCAAGGACGAGCTGATCCGCTCCGAGGAGCGGCTGCGGGTGGCGACCGAGAACGAGGAGGTCGGCCGCGCACGCCTGAAGAAGGTGGTCGTCACCGAGAACGTCACCACCACCGTGCCCATCAGCCACGAGGAGGTCCGCGTCGTCCGCGAGCCCATCCGCGAGGGCGACCGGGTACGGGCCGACATCGGCGAGGCCGAGACGGAGGTGACCCTGCACGCCGAGCGCGCGGTGACGCGCAAGGAGACCGTGCCCGTCGAGCGCGTGCGCCTGGAGACGGAGAAGGTCACCGAGCAGAAGGAGATCTCCGACACCGTCCGCAAGGAGCAGATCCGCTACGAGGACGGCAAGGACACCCGTCGCGGCGACGGCCGCAACGGCCCCCGCCGCTGA
- a CDS encoding DUF5709 domain-containing protein encodes MSGSDARGDDVYQPQPEDERSEVQPDMDDSVGEPDTDALLDQGYSPPEKPYASDRHATTGAEQREGESLDERLAREVPDEQPPPGDGIGDLAGGAGEPVDPQAGGARAGRLAPATDAPHENNVLARDVGIDAGAASAEEAAVHVIDDPDGERP; translated from the coding sequence ATGAGTGGATCCGACGCCCGCGGCGACGACGTCTACCAGCCCCAGCCGGAGGACGAGCGCTCCGAAGTCCAGCCGGACATGGACGACAGCGTCGGCGAACCCGACACGGACGCCCTGCTCGACCAGGGCTACTCGCCGCCCGAGAAGCCCTACGCGAGCGACCGCCACGCCACCACGGGCGCGGAGCAGCGCGAGGGGGAGAGCCTGGACGAGCGGCTGGCCCGGGAGGTCCCGGACGAGCAGCCGCCGCCGGGGGACGGGATCGGAGACCTGGCCGGCGGGGCCGGGGAGCCCGTCGACCCGCAGGCGGGCGGAGCCCGGGCCGGCCGGCTGGCCCCGGCCACCGACGCGCCGCACGAGAACAACGTGCTCGCCCGCGACGTGGGCATCGACGCGGGGGCCGCCTCCGCCGAGGAGGCCGCCGTGCACGTCATCGACGACCCGGACGGGGAACGGCCGTAA
- a CDS encoding thiamine pyrophosphate-dependent enzyme, producing the protein MARTVAHVIVDALKDLGVEHVFGVVGDALNPVTDAIRTTDGVSWVGCRHEEAAAFAAGARSQLSGTLGVCMGTVGPGSVHLLNGLYDAAKSRTPVLAICGQVPLAEIGSDYFQEVDNDLLFRDVAVYRATVTSPDQMPRMLESAVRAAVSQGGVAVLTVPGDLGDQELTDDRPARFALDRAVTRPDDPALAAAAELLNAASRVTLLVGRGARDARTEVLRAAEQLSAPMVLTLKAKEGFEGDNPFQVGQTGLIGNPAAAHALDSGDALLMLGTDFPYRDWYPKDCKVVQIDTREDHLGRRVPVDVGLAGDVGATLRALLPLLAEVADRAHLDEAREKFAHWQEGQQRLADPAHEHRWTGRLRAALDNRDHQIRPEALAAAVDRYAAEDAVFTSDTGMATVWLSRFVTMGGGRRLIGSYNLGSMANAMPQALGAQLWAPDRQVVAFCGDGGLSMLLGDLMTIKTYRLPVKLVVFDNRRLGMVKLEQEQAGLPEFGTELDNPDFAAVATALGITGIRVTDPEDLHDSVRRAFETPGPVLLDVLTNPEEVAVPGKPTVSQGWGYAIAKVKEILP; encoded by the coding sequence GTGGCTCGTACCGTCGCCCACGTGATCGTCGACGCACTCAAGGACCTGGGCGTCGAGCACGTCTTCGGAGTCGTCGGAGACGCCCTGAACCCGGTGACCGACGCGATCCGCACCACGGACGGGGTGAGCTGGGTCGGCTGCCGGCACGAGGAGGCGGCCGCCTTCGCCGCCGGCGCCCGATCGCAGCTCTCCGGCACCCTCGGCGTGTGCATGGGCACGGTGGGCCCCGGCTCCGTGCACCTCCTCAACGGTCTCTACGACGCGGCCAAGAGCCGCACCCCGGTCCTCGCGATCTGCGGACAGGTCCCGCTCGCCGAGATCGGCAGCGACTACTTCCAGGAGGTCGACAACGACCTCCTCTTCCGGGACGTCGCCGTCTACCGCGCCACCGTGACCTCTCCGGACCAGATGCCGCGGATGCTGGAGTCGGCCGTGCGCGCCGCCGTCAGCCAGGGCGGCGTCGCCGTCCTGACCGTCCCCGGCGACCTCGGCGACCAGGAGCTCACCGACGACCGGCCGGCGCGCTTCGCCCTCGACCGGGCCGTCACCCGGCCCGACGACCCGGCCCTCGCCGCGGCCGCCGAGCTCCTCAACGCCGCCTCCCGCGTCACCCTGCTCGTCGGCCGCGGAGCCCGCGACGCCCGTACGGAGGTCCTGCGGGCCGCCGAGCAGCTCTCCGCGCCCATGGTCCTCACGCTGAAGGCCAAGGAGGGCTTCGAGGGCGACAACCCCTTCCAGGTCGGCCAGACCGGACTGATCGGCAACCCGGCCGCCGCGCACGCCCTCGACAGCGGCGACGCCCTGCTCATGCTGGGCACCGACTTCCCCTACCGGGACTGGTACCCGAAGGACTGCAAGGTGGTCCAGATCGACACCCGCGAGGACCACCTCGGGCGCCGGGTCCCGGTCGACGTCGGCCTCGCGGGCGACGTGGGCGCCACGCTGCGCGCCCTGCTCCCGCTGCTGGCGGAGGTCGCCGACCGGGCGCACCTGGACGAGGCCCGGGAGAAGTTCGCGCACTGGCAGGAGGGCCAGCAGCGGCTGGCCGATCCCGCCCACGAACACCGCTGGACGGGCCGGCTGCGGGCCGCCCTGGACAACCGCGACCACCAGATCCGGCCCGAGGCGCTGGCCGCCGCGGTCGACCGGTACGCCGCCGAGGACGCGGTCTTCACCTCCGACACCGGCATGGCCACCGTCTGGCTCTCCCGGTTCGTCACCATGGGCGGCGGCCGGCGCCTCATCGGCTCGTACAACCTGGGCTCGATGGCCAACGCCATGCCGCAGGCCCTCGGTGCCCAGCTCTGGGCGCCCGACCGGCAGGTCGTCGCGTTCTGCGGCGACGGCGGGCTGAGCATGCTGCTCGGGGACCTCATGACCATCAAGACCTACCGGCTGCCGGTGAAGCTGGTCGTCTTCGACAACCGCCGACTGGGCATGGTCAAGCTCGAACAGGAGCAGGCCGGGCTGCCCGAGTTCGGCACGGAGCTCGACAATCCCGACTTCGCGGCCGTCGCGACGGCGCTCGGCATCACCGGCATCCGGGTCACCGACCCGGAGGACCTCCACGACAGTGTCCGCCGGGCGTTCGAGACCCCGGGCCCGGTCCTGCTGGACGTGCTCACCAATCCCGAGGAGGTGGCCGTGCCGGGCAAGCCGACGGTGAGCCAGGGGTGGGGGTACGCCATCGCCAAGGTCAAGGAGATCCTTCCCTAG
- a CDS encoding FMN-binding glutamate synthase family protein — translation MSKILPVVLLGVLAATAAVAAVLLSPRWWAAAVPLLLLLAVAVHDLVQRRHSLLRTYPLLGHLRFALEALRPELQQYFIERNFDGRPFDRDTRSIVYERAKGTDAEEPFGTERDLYLPGSEYLTPSMAPRPVRTEAPRVAIGGPDCTRPYDMALLNVSAMSFGSLSANAVLALNTGARRGGFAHDTGEGGLSEYHLRPGGDLVWEIGTGYFGCRTDDGDFDPRQFAEKAAHEQVKCVSLKISQGAKPGIGGVLPGPKVTAEIARVRGVPQGETVISPPYHRVYSTPRELVRFLARMRELAGGKPVGFKLCVGSRREFLAVCKAMLEEGTAPDFIVVDGAEGGTGAAPLEFADNVGLPLGEGLMTVHNALVGAGLRDRVRVGAGGKVATGSDLVKRLLQGADYTNAARAMMFAIGCIQAQRCHTNTCPVGVATQDELRARAVDVGDKSQRVERYQEATVKSLRIMAAMGVDDPSGLRPHQLLQRVDPHTVRSYAQIHTWLTPGQLLASAPEGWASDWEAADPDRFSA, via the coding sequence GTGTCGAAGATACTTCCGGTAGTCCTCCTCGGAGTCCTCGCCGCGACCGCCGCCGTCGCCGCCGTCCTGCTCTCGCCCCGGTGGTGGGCCGCGGCCGTCCCGCTGCTGCTGCTCCTGGCCGTCGCCGTCCACGACCTCGTGCAGCGCCGTCACTCCCTCCTGCGCACCTACCCGCTGCTCGGGCACCTGCGCTTCGCGCTGGAGGCCCTGCGGCCCGAGCTCCAGCAGTACTTCATCGAGCGGAACTTCGACGGCCGTCCCTTCGACCGCGACACCCGCAGCATCGTCTACGAGCGGGCCAAGGGCACCGACGCCGAGGAACCGTTCGGCACCGAACGCGACCTCTACCTGCCCGGCAGCGAATACCTCACCCCCTCCATGGCCCCGCGCCCGGTGCGCACCGAGGCGCCCCGGGTCGCCATCGGCGGCCCCGACTGCACCCGGCCGTACGACATGGCGCTGCTCAACGTCTCGGCGATGAGCTTCGGGTCCCTGTCCGCCAACGCCGTCCTCGCCCTCAACACCGGTGCCCGGCGCGGTGGTTTCGCCCACGACACCGGCGAGGGCGGCCTGTCCGAGTACCACCTGCGGCCCGGCGGGGACCTCGTCTGGGAGATCGGCACCGGCTACTTCGGCTGCCGTACGGACGACGGGGACTTCGACCCGCGGCAGTTCGCCGAGAAGGCCGCCCACGAGCAGGTCAAATGCGTGTCCCTGAAGATCAGCCAGGGGGCCAAGCCCGGTATCGGCGGCGTCCTGCCCGGCCCGAAGGTCACCGCCGAGATCGCGAGGGTCCGCGGCGTGCCGCAGGGCGAGACCGTGATCTCACCGCCCTACCACCGCGTCTACAGCACCCCGCGCGAACTGGTGCGGTTCCTGGCCCGGATGCGGGAGCTGGCCGGCGGCAAGCCCGTCGGGTTCAAGCTGTGCGTCGGCTCGCGCCGGGAGTTCCTCGCCGTGTGCAAGGCGATGCTGGAGGAGGGCACGGCGCCCGACTTCATCGTCGTGGACGGCGCCGAGGGCGGTACGGGCGCGGCGCCCCTGGAGTTCGCCGACAACGTCGGACTGCCCCTCGGTGAGGGCCTCATGACCGTGCACAACGCCCTCGTGGGAGCCGGGCTGCGCGACCGCGTCCGGGTCGGCGCCGGCGGCAAGGTCGCCACCGGCAGCGACCTCGTCAAACGCCTCCTGCAAGGTGCCGACTACACCAACGCCGCCCGCGCCATGATGTTCGCGATCGGCTGCATCCAGGCCCAGCGCTGCCACACCAACACCTGTCCCGTCGGGGTCGCCACGCAGGACGAGCTCCGGGCCCGCGCGGTCGACGTCGGCGACAAGTCGCAGCGCGTCGAGCGCTACCAGGAGGCCACGGTCAAGAGCCTCCGGATCATGGCGGCGATGGGCGTCGACGACCCGTCCGGGCTGCGCCCCCACCAGCTCCTCCAGCGCGTGGACCCGCACACCGTCCGCTCCTACGCGCAGATCCACACCTGGCTCACCCCCGGACAACTGCTCGCTTCGGCGCCCGAGGGCTGGGCATCCGACTGGGAGGCGGCCGACCCGGACCGCTTCTCCGCCTGA
- a CDS encoding aldo/keto reductase, whose translation MQYRTLGRTGVQVSTLALGAMNFGRIGRTTQDEATAIVDAALDAGVNLIDTADMYGTGDSEEMVGRAVAGRRDDIVLATKATLPMGDGRNHRGSSRRWLVTELDNSLRRLGVDHVDLYQMHRWDPLTSDEETLSALTDLQRAGKIRYFGSSTFPAYRLVQAQWAAREHHLGRYVTEQPGYSALQRAAETHVLPVTEEYGLGVLVWSPLASGWLSGAVRAGRPATTSRAALMPERFDPAVPANRAKLDAVERLAAVADAAGLTMIQLALGFVTAHPAVTSAIIGPRTPEHLHAQLAAADTVLSGDVLDAIDAIVAPGTDLAPEEKFDTPPALLDPALRRRPRPAGPAD comes from the coding sequence ATGCAATACCGCACCCTGGGCCGCACCGGCGTACAGGTCAGCACCCTCGCGCTCGGCGCGATGAACTTCGGCCGGATCGGCCGCACCACCCAGGACGAGGCCACCGCCATCGTCGACGCCGCGCTCGACGCCGGCGTCAACCTGATCGACACCGCCGACATGTACGGCACCGGCGACTCGGAGGAGATGGTCGGCCGGGCCGTCGCCGGGCGCCGCGACGACATCGTGCTGGCCACGAAGGCGACCCTGCCGATGGGCGACGGGCGCAACCACCGGGGCAGTTCGCGCCGCTGGCTGGTCACCGAGCTGGACAACAGCCTGCGCCGCCTCGGTGTCGACCACGTCGACCTGTACCAGATGCACCGGTGGGACCCGCTGACCAGCGACGAGGAGACCCTGTCGGCCCTCACCGACCTGCAGCGCGCCGGGAAGATCCGCTACTTCGGCTCCTCCACCTTCCCCGCCTACCGCCTCGTCCAGGCCCAGTGGGCCGCCCGCGAACACCATCTGGGCCGCTACGTCACCGAGCAGCCCGGCTACTCGGCCCTCCAGCGCGCGGCCGAGACCCACGTCCTGCCCGTGACCGAGGAGTACGGGCTCGGCGTGCTCGTGTGGAGCCCACTGGCCTCGGGCTGGCTGTCGGGCGCGGTCCGCGCCGGCCGGCCCGCCACCACCAGCCGGGCCGCGCTGATGCCGGAGCGCTTCGACCCCGCCGTCCCCGCCAACCGGGCCAAGCTCGACGCCGTCGAGCGGCTGGCCGCGGTGGCCGACGCCGCAGGGCTGACGATGATCCAGCTCGCCCTCGGCTTCGTCACCGCCCATCCGGCCGTGACCAGCGCGATCATCGGCCCGCGCACGCCCGAGCACCTGCACGCGCAGCTCGCCGCCGCCGACACCGTCCTGTCCGGGGACGTGCTCGACGCGATCGACGCGATCGTCGCGCCCGGCACGGACCTCGCCCCGGAGGAGAAGTTCGACACCCCGCCCGCCCTGCTCGACCCCGCGCTGCGCCGCAGGCCGCGTCCGGCCGGCCCGGCGGACTAG
- a CDS encoding aromatic acid exporter family protein: protein MPEWKQVPAAARSAVSETADYVRRGVRGQGSERDDLLLGAKTVVAAMAAWMLARYFLPVAVATFAPFTALVTLQTTVYRSVRDCAQYLLAMTAGAALAAALAAAVGIHGWTFGLLTLIALAVGRVRRLGAYGTQVAIVGFFAFSSGQGRIDYIGHLVASVVIGAACGLTAHLVLAPARHTRHRQEAVAELHTGIRQRVGTLADVFEADVPDDGDDSAGDGRPDRVRRLRRDWRRLSDEADRVRHTLDAEAENSRLNPRRSVDDAHEALPRARTALDTAQRCLDHIRSVSRSLDHALDSGELDTVPAAFRTAYASLLRTAATAMEQVGRTGRTEPQHLDELLDRTAAELDRAQRAARPGPDTRPAVSTLQGTLLTDAGRLVAELRQGHRALDPAA, encoded by the coding sequence ATGCCCGAGTGGAAGCAGGTGCCGGCGGCGGCGAGGTCCGCTGTCTCGGAGACGGCCGATTACGTCCGGCGCGGGGTGCGCGGCCAGGGCAGTGAGCGCGACGACCTGCTGCTGGGCGCGAAGACCGTGGTAGCGGCCATGGCCGCCTGGATGCTGGCCCGGTACTTCCTGCCGGTGGCGGTGGCCACGTTCGCGCCGTTCACCGCGCTGGTGACGCTCCAGACGACGGTGTACCGCTCCGTACGGGACTGCGCCCAGTACCTGCTCGCCATGACGGCGGGGGCGGCCCTCGCCGCGGCCCTGGCGGCGGCCGTCGGCATCCACGGCTGGACGTTCGGGCTGCTGACCCTCATCGCGCTCGCGGTCGGCCGGGTCCGGCGCCTGGGGGCGTACGGCACTCAGGTCGCGATCGTCGGCTTCTTCGCCTTCTCCTCCGGGCAGGGCCGGATCGACTACATCGGCCACCTGGTCGCGTCCGTCGTCATCGGCGCCGCCTGCGGCCTCACCGCCCACCTCGTCCTCGCGCCCGCCCGGCACACCCGGCACCGCCAGGAGGCCGTGGCCGAGCTCCACACGGGCATCCGCCAACGCGTCGGCACCCTGGCCGACGTCTTCGAGGCGGACGTCCCGGACGACGGCGACGACAGCGCGGGCGACGGCCGGCCGGACCGGGTGCGCCGGCTGCGCCGCGACTGGCGCAGGCTCTCCGACGAGGCCGACCGCGTCCGGCACACCCTCGACGCGGAGGCCGAGAACAGCCGCCTCAACCCCCGCCGGAGCGTCGACGACGCCCATGAGGCCCTCCCCCGGGCGCGTACCGCCCTCGACACCGCCCAGCGCTGCCTGGACCACATCCGGTCGGTCAGCCGCAGTCTCGACCACGCCCTCGACAGCGGCGAACTGGACACCGTGCCGGCTGCGTTCCGCACCGCCTACGCCTCCCTGCTGCGCACCGCCGCCACGGCGATGGAGCAGGTCGGACGGACCGGGCGCACCGAGCCGCAGCACCTCGACGAGCTGCTCGACCGGACCGCGGCCGAGCTCGACCGCGCCCAGCGCGCCGCCCGGCCGGGCCCGGACACGCGGCCGGCCGTCTCCACCCTCCAGGGCACGCTGCTGACCGACGCGGGCCGGCTGGTCGCGGAGCTGCGCCAGGGCCACCGGGCGCTCGACCCGGCGGCCTGA
- a CDS encoding SpoIIE family protein phosphatase has protein sequence MATETPEGPSVEDATGFPPELLAPSGSPLNPLMATTDWARTPLGPVRTWCPELRTAVGICLNSPFPMLLMWGPELAMVYNDAFVPILGAKHPALGRPCPEVWADAWPVVGDWIRGVMDRGEATHREDLPLVVQRHGFDEAVHFTFAYSPVPLAAGGVGGVFTVVTETTGQVLGARRLGALRELGEARSAQVADVRQACAAAVDVLGRHRADVPFGVVYLLDGDGDGDADADADGGRARAVASYGLAAPDAATGSATEDPLPLTVSERAGEDWIRQALTTGRPRVREDLAPLLAGRLLPGADPAGDAPAHTAVALPLPAAGGDRSRGVLVLGVSPYLPLDDSLRGFLNLAADHLGAAVADAEAQAAQLLRTERLAELDRAKTRFFTSVSHELRTPLTLIAGPAQDSLADRQHPLPAAQRRRVEIIERNAGRLRRLVDTLLDFSRIQDGRLEPEFAAVDLGALTRGIAQSFAPAMQRAGLRFTVDCPAETGAVRADPELWERIVLNLLSNALKFTREGEVRLSLVPTDETVELRVEDTGIGIAEDELPHVFERFRQARTDGARSHEGSGIGLALVRELAALHDGEARATSRPGRGTTLTVRIPAVRPPAAQPRAAVRSAAGDYVAEALQWSAPPTPARSAAAPPPAAGAGTVLVAEDNADLRAYLTSLLEPFYAVELASDGDEALELARSLRPDLVLADVMMPGRDGFDLLRALRAEPATARTPVVFLSARAGEEAAVEGLAAGADDYLAKPFSSTDLLARIRSNLDLARLRNHESAWRTALVNAMQDGFFVANSELAVIEVNDAFTQLLGYPAAQLPWPVPHPWWPTAEQDPEGFALVRDALAAVRATGAARVVLPLNHRDGRRLWMDVALDSLHDRDGDRKLLIGTLRDVTTQHLAAERDAAVARLADLLAGIDDGPRVLRVALAELRDCWQARRVSLLRWDEADEPDTTATTGPVPPAGPELPPVRAARHARTGRLFTEPDDDTAPGRADSRPVSAVGAPLFDGAEQGMLWFEFDRPRPFTVVDRTLLLQLTGHLQRALSRARAADEQRTVALALQRAILGPTDLPAPFAVRYEPASSTLEVGGDWYDVLELPDGRYGVVVGDVVGSGLPAAATMGQLRSAARALLLENNGPARTLGALDRFGQILPGAFCSTVFCAVIDPAAGTVTYSSAGHLPALLAAPDGTTRRLDGAQAVPLAVLPGHARPEATADLPGGCALLLYTDGLVERRSEIIDLGIARAATALAESRCLAPAAAVEHLCASLLGGGHHEDDVALLVYRQP, from the coding sequence GTGGCGACCGAGACACCGGAGGGCCCTTCGGTCGAAGACGCCACGGGATTCCCGCCGGAGCTCCTCGCACCCTCCGGCAGCCCCCTGAACCCGCTGATGGCCACCACCGACTGGGCGCGGACGCCGCTCGGTCCGGTCCGCACCTGGTGCCCGGAACTGCGGACGGCCGTGGGCATCTGCCTGAACTCCCCCTTCCCCATGCTGCTCATGTGGGGCCCGGAGCTGGCGATGGTCTACAACGACGCCTTCGTCCCTATCCTCGGGGCCAAGCACCCCGCCCTCGGACGCCCCTGCCCCGAGGTCTGGGCCGACGCCTGGCCGGTGGTGGGCGACTGGATCCGCGGCGTCATGGACCGCGGCGAGGCGACCCACCGCGAGGACCTGCCGCTCGTCGTCCAGCGGCACGGCTTCGACGAGGCCGTCCACTTCACCTTCGCCTACAGCCCCGTACCCCTCGCGGCCGGCGGAGTGGGCGGCGTGTTCACCGTGGTCACCGAGACCACCGGCCAGGTCCTGGGCGCCCGCAGGCTCGGCGCGCTGCGCGAGCTCGGCGAAGCCCGCTCCGCCCAGGTGGCCGACGTACGCCAGGCGTGCGCCGCGGCCGTGGACGTCCTGGGCCGCCACCGCGCGGACGTGCCCTTCGGCGTGGTCTACCTCCTCGACGGAGACGGAGACGGAGACGCAGACGCAGACGCAGACGGGGGCCGGGCCCGCGCCGTCGCCTCCTACGGCCTGGCCGCCCCGGACGCGGCCACCGGGTCCGCCACGGAGGACCCGCTGCCACTGACGGTGTCCGAACGGGCCGGGGAGGACTGGATCCGGCAGGCCCTCACCACCGGCCGGCCCCGGGTCCGAGAGGACCTGGCGCCGCTCCTGGCCGGCCGGCTGCTGCCCGGCGCCGACCCGGCCGGTGACGCGCCGGCCCACACCGCCGTCGCCCTGCCGCTGCCCGCCGCGGGCGGCGACCGCTCGCGCGGCGTCCTGGTCCTCGGCGTGAGCCCGTACCTGCCGCTGGACGACTCCCTGCGGGGGTTCCTGAACCTGGCCGCCGACCACCTGGGCGCGGCCGTCGCCGACGCCGAGGCCCAGGCCGCCCAACTGCTGCGCACCGAGCGGCTCGCGGAGCTCGACCGGGCCAAGACCCGCTTCTTCACCAGCGTCAGCCACGAACTGCGCACCCCCCTGACCCTGATCGCGGGCCCGGCCCAGGACAGCCTGGCCGACCGGCAGCACCCGCTGCCCGCCGCCCAGCGCCGGCGCGTGGAGATCATCGAACGCAACGCCGGCCGGCTCAGGCGGCTGGTCGACACCCTGCTCGACTTCAGCCGCATCCAGGACGGCCGACTGGAACCCGAGTTCGCGGCGGTGGACCTCGGCGCGCTCACCCGAGGCATCGCCCAGTCCTTCGCCCCCGCGATGCAGCGCGCCGGACTGCGCTTCACCGTCGACTGCCCCGCCGAGACGGGCGCGGTGCGGGCCGACCCCGAACTGTGGGAGCGCATCGTCCTCAACCTGCTCTCCAACGCCCTGAAGTTCACCCGCGAAGGGGAGGTCCGGCTCAGCCTCGTCCCCACGGACGAGACGGTCGAGCTCCGGGTGGAGGACACCGGCATCGGCATCGCCGAGGACGAACTGCCCCATGTCTTCGAACGCTTCCGCCAGGCCCGCACCGACGGCGCACGCTCCCACGAGGGCTCCGGCATCGGCCTGGCCCTGGTACGGGAACTGGCCGCCCTGCACGACGGCGAGGCCCGCGCGACCAGCCGGCCCGGCCGCGGCACGACCCTCACGGTCCGCATCCCCGCCGTCCGGCCCCCGGCCGCCCAGCCCCGGGCCGCCGTCCGCAGCGCCGCCGGGGACTACGTCGCCGAGGCGCTCCAGTGGAGCGCGCCGCCGACCCCCGCGCGGAGCGCGGCCGCGCCGCCGCCCGCCGCCGGAGCCGGCACGGTCCTCGTCGCCGAGGACAACGCCGACCTGCGCGCCTACCTCACCAGCCTGCTCGAACCGTTCTACGCCGTCGAGCTCGCCTCCGACGGCGACGAGGCGCTGGAGCTGGCCCGGAGCCTGCGCCCCGACCTCGTCCTCGCCGACGTCATGATGCCGGGCCGGGACGGCTTCGACCTGCTCCGCGCCCTGCGCGCCGAACCGGCGACCGCCCGCACCCCCGTCGTGTTCCTCTCCGCCCGGGCCGGCGAGGAGGCCGCGGTCGAGGGACTGGCCGCCGGCGCCGACGACTACCTCGCCAAACCCTTCTCCTCCACCGACCTGCTGGCCCGCATCCGCTCCAACCTCGACCTGGCACGGCTGCGCAACCACGAGTCCGCCTGGCGCACCGCCCTGGTCAACGCCATGCAGGACGGGTTCTTCGTCGCCAACTCCGAACTGGCCGTCATCGAGGTCAACGACGCCTTCACCCAACTGCTCGGCTACCCCGCCGCACAGCTGCCCTGGCCCGTGCCCCACCCCTGGTGGCCGACCGCGGAGCAGGACCCCGAAGGCTTCGCCCTCGTCCGCGACGCCCTCGCCGCCGTACGGGCCACGGGTGCCGCACGCGTCGTGCTGCCCCTGAACCACCGGGACGGCCGCCGGCTGTGGATGGACGTGGCCCTGGACTCCCTCCACGACCGGGACGGCGACCGCAAGCTCCTGATCGGCACCCTGCGCGACGTCACCACCCAGCACCTGGCCGCCGAGCGCGACGCCGCCGTCGCCCGGCTCGCGGACCTCCTCGCCGGCATCGACGACGGCCCCCGGGTCCTGCGGGTGGCCCTGGCCGAGCTGCGCGACTGCTGGCAGGCCCGGCGCGTCTCGCTGCTGCGCTGGGACGAGGCGGACGAGCCGGACACCACCGCGACCACCGGCCCCGTCCCGCCGGCCGGCCCCGAGCTGCCGCCGGTGCGCGCCGCCCGGCACGCCCGCACCGGACGGCTGTTCACCGAACCGGACGACGACACCGCGCCCGGCCGCGCCGACAGCCGGCCGGTGAGCGCGGTCGGCGCCCCCCTCTTCGACGGCGCCGAGCAGGGCATGCTCTGGTTCGAGTTCGACCGGCCCCGCCCCTTCACGGTCGTCGACCGCACCCTGCTCCTCCAGCTCACCGGCCACCTCCAACGCGCCCTCAGCCGGGCCCGCGCCGCCGACGAGCAGCGGACGGTCGCCCTCGCCCTCCAGCGCGCCATCCTGGGTCCGACCGACCTCCCGGCCCCCTTCGCCGTCCGCTACGAACCCGCGAGCTCCACCCTGGAGGTCGGCGGCGACTGGTACGACGTCCTGGAACTGCCCGACGGCCGGTACGGGGTCGTCGTCGGCGACGTCGTCGGCAGCGGCCTGCCCGCCGCCGCCACCATGGGCCAGCTGCGCAGTGCCGCCCGCGCCCTCCTCCTGGAGAACAACGGCCCGGCCCGCACCCTCGGCGCCCTCGACCGCTTCGGACAGATCCTCCCCGGCGCCTTCTGCTCCACCGTGTTCTGCGCCGTGATCGACCCGGCCGCCGGCACGGTCACGTACAGCAGCGCGGGCCACCTGCCCGCCCTGCTCGCCGCACCCGACGGCACCACGCGCCGGCTCGACGGCGCCCAGGCCGTACCGCTGGCCGTGCTGCCCGGACACGCCCGGCCCGAGGCGACGGCCGACCTGCCGGGCGGCTGCGCCCTGCTGCTCTACACCGACGGCCTGGTCGAACGCCGGTCCGAGATCATCGACCTCGGCATCGCCCGTGCGGCCACGGCCCTCGCCGAGAGCCGCTGCCTCGCACCCGCGGCCGCGGTCGAGCACCTCTGCGCCTCCCTGCTGGGCGGCGGCCACCACGAGGACGACGTGGCCCTGCTCGTCTACCGCCAGCCCTGA